One genomic window of uncultured Methanobrevibacter sp. includes the following:
- a CDS encoding transposase, translating into MFEPVDDLRWKMKADIKSHEGKIYYKKRANLNEAHFGLLRNVRNFKKLNRTCMKNAEKELTIHSIAHNIQKIHEKLNATLI; encoded by the coding sequence ATTTTCGAACCTGTAGATGATTTAAGATGGAAAATGAAAGCAGATATCAAATCTCATGAAGGAAAAATCTACTACAAAAAAAGAGCAAATCTAAACGAAGCACACTTCGGACTACTCAGAAACGTACGTAATTTCAAAAAATTAAACAGAACCTGCATGAAAAATGCAGAAAAAGAATTAACAATACACTCAATAGCACATAACATACAAAAAATACACGAAAAACTAAACGCAACACTCATTTAA